The following proteins are co-located in the Paludibaculum fermentans genome:
- a CDS encoding TonB-dependent receptor has product MLRFALVFLLSLALPLVAQQGRGTVIGTVTDVSGAAVPAAEIRVINTGTNAAFTATTNEEGQFTAPSLPVGSYTVTAEKQGFKKGVRSGITLLVDQRAEVNIRMEVGQTSESIEVVGEASLVDTSSATVGKVVENRRIADLPLNGRNALALVMLTPGVKSQAGPTNSGFVDRGTALSAISINGGPSSMNSFIVDGGNNNSAFLADINVNPTVDAVQEFKVQSNVMSAEFGFTAGGVVNIVTKSGTNDPHGSLYYFARNDAFDARNAFAATKSPFRYHQYGGTIGGPVVLPKIYNGKDKTFFFFNYEGWQNRRFASNILSVPIEEQRNGNFSNLRDASGKLIQLYDPSTTKQNPNGSGFVRDPLPNNIIPTNRLDPVSLKMMQFYPLPNRTPTNAYTFANNWIGQVQEERHMNQWTAKGDHRFNDKNTLSGRWAYYKHFNNNGFAGSLPDPNVRQRLDNYLNYNGVISDTHSFTPTMLNEFRISAARQAFPFTAYSYGQGWPAKLGLPSSVPGDTLPRVDNGLPGFGAFTVGLRGSTTWQFVDSLTKIAGSHTMKFGVDFRLQQANNYQREVPSGQFNFSAGLTQNPQTPVGTGSSFATFLLGSVSSASLIRYGGESEKAYSTSFFFQDDWKMSRKFTVNLGLRYDYQQWPRERNNGTSNFDPFAVNSLTGLPGRIEYANIDYGKTFTDPIYTNFGPRVGFAYDVFGTGKTVLRGGYAIFYPQTFYRDSFGNTAGFANTSTAYNPPNNNTNLAAFQFKDGFPTPAIEPLGPKLGPSAFLGQGVSWDQGGQKVPMSQQWTLSLQQQLPGKWMVDAAYTANKGTNYYASSFDYNQLDPQYNALGLSLQDQVPNPYVGKVTGSLGGSTIARSQSLKPYPYYTAVTVRLPHLGGSNYHALLATAERRLDNGFAILASYTFGKVISDSEVVPSNFGAVEVGADNGYQNGKYNRKAERSLDPTDVSQRLVLSGIYELPFGKGKRFASNNGFTDRIMGGWQLNVISTLQGGLPLAVRGANNFLANRPNSTGVSAKLDNRTSDKWFDTTAFINPPNFTYGNVSRTLPDVRGPGIVNFDLSMIKDTRIAERVRLQFRAEAFNFVNHRNLGNPNVSFSPGTNGLNISSTFGIITSARDPRIMQFGMKLMF; this is encoded by the coding sequence ATGTTGAGATTCGCTTTGGTTTTTCTGCTTTCCCTGGCCCTTCCGCTGGTTGCCCAGCAGGGCCGCGGAACCGTAATAGGAACGGTGACGGATGTCTCCGGCGCGGCTGTGCCCGCCGCCGAGATACGCGTCATCAACACCGGCACCAATGCCGCTTTCACTGCAACCACGAATGAGGAAGGGCAGTTCACGGCGCCCTCCTTGCCCGTCGGTTCCTACACCGTCACCGCTGAGAAGCAGGGCTTCAAGAAGGGTGTCCGCAGCGGCATCACCCTGCTCGTCGATCAGCGCGCCGAGGTCAATATCCGCATGGAGGTCGGCCAGACCTCCGAATCCATCGAAGTCGTCGGTGAAGCCTCCCTGGTGGACACCAGCAGCGCCACCGTCGGTAAAGTGGTCGAGAACCGCCGCATCGCCGACCTGCCGTTGAACGGCAGAAACGCCCTCGCGCTCGTCATGCTGACGCCTGGCGTCAAGTCCCAGGCCGGCCCCACCAACAGCGGCTTTGTCGATCGCGGCACCGCGCTCTCGGCCATCAGCATCAACGGCGGCCCCAGCTCGATGAACAGCTTCATCGTCGACGGCGGCAACAACAACAGCGCCTTCCTCGCTGACATCAACGTCAACCCCACGGTCGACGCCGTCCAGGAATTCAAGGTGCAGTCCAACGTCATGTCCGCTGAATTCGGCTTCACCGCCGGCGGCGTCGTGAACATCGTCACCAAGTCGGGCACCAACGATCCCCACGGGTCGCTCTACTACTTCGCCCGCAACGACGCCTTCGACGCCCGCAACGCCTTCGCCGCCACCAAGTCGCCCTTCCGCTACCACCAGTACGGCGGCACCATCGGCGGGCCCGTGGTTCTGCCCAAGATCTACAACGGCAAGGACAAGACGTTCTTCTTCTTTAACTACGAAGGCTGGCAGAACCGCCGCTTCGCGTCTAACATCCTCAGCGTGCCCATCGAAGAGCAGCGCAACGGCAACTTCTCCAACCTGCGAGACGCTTCCGGCAAGCTCATCCAGCTCTACGATCCCAGCACGACGAAGCAGAACCCGAACGGTTCCGGCTTTGTCCGCGATCCCCTGCCCAACAACATCATCCCCACCAATCGGCTCGACCCCGTGTCGCTCAAGATGATGCAGTTCTACCCGCTGCCCAACCGCACCCCCACCAACGCCTACACCTTCGCCAATAACTGGATCGGTCAGGTACAGGAAGAGCGTCACATGAATCAGTGGACCGCCAAGGGCGATCACCGCTTCAACGACAAAAACACGCTCTCCGGCCGCTGGGCTTACTACAAGCACTTCAACAACAACGGCTTCGCGGGCTCGCTGCCCGACCCCAACGTCCGCCAGCGTCTCGACAACTACCTCAACTACAACGGCGTCATCAGCGACACGCACAGCTTTACGCCGACCATGCTGAACGAATTCCGCATCAGCGCCGCCCGCCAGGCCTTCCCCTTTACCGCTTACAGCTATGGTCAGGGCTGGCCCGCCAAGCTCGGCCTGCCCTCCAGCGTTCCCGGCGACACCCTGCCTCGCGTCGACAACGGCCTGCCCGGCTTCGGCGCCTTCACAGTCGGCCTCCGCGGCTCTACCACCTGGCAGTTCGTCGATTCGCTCACCAAGATCGCCGGCAGCCACACCATGAAGTTCGGCGTGGACTTCCGCCTGCAGCAGGCCAACAACTACCAGCGCGAAGTGCCCTCGGGGCAGTTCAACTTCTCCGCCGGCCTCACCCAGAACCCGCAGACGCCTGTCGGCACCGGCAGCTCCTTCGCGACCTTCCTCCTGGGCAGCGTGAGCAGCGCCTCCCTCATCCGCTACGGCGGCGAGTCCGAGAAGGCTTATTCCACCAGCTTCTTCTTCCAGGACGATTGGAAGATGTCGCGCAAGTTCACCGTGAACCTCGGCCTTCGCTACGACTACCAGCAGTGGCCGCGCGAGCGCAACAACGGCACGTCTAATTTCGATCCCTTCGCCGTCAACTCGCTCACGGGCCTCCCTGGCCGCATCGAGTACGCCAACATCGACTACGGCAAGACGTTCACGGATCCGATCTACACGAACTTCGGACCCCGCGTCGGCTTCGCCTATGACGTGTTCGGAACCGGCAAGACCGTCCTGCGCGGCGGGTACGCCATCTTCTATCCGCAGACGTTCTACCGCGATTCGTTCGGCAACACCGCCGGCTTCGCCAATACGTCCACCGCTTACAATCCCCCCAACAACAACACCAACCTGGCGGCCTTTCAGTTCAAGGATGGCTTCCCGACTCCGGCCATCGAACCCCTCGGTCCGAAGCTCGGCCCCAGCGCCTTTCTCGGCCAGGGCGTGAGCTGGGATCAGGGCGGCCAGAAGGTCCCCATGTCCCAGCAGTGGACCCTCTCGCTGCAGCAGCAACTGCCCGGCAAGTGGATGGTCGATGCCGCCTACACGGCCAACAAGGGCACCAACTACTACGCCAGCTCCTTCGACTACAACCAGCTCGACCCGCAGTACAACGCGCTCGGTCTGAGCCTGCAGGATCAGGTCCCGAACCCCTACGTGGGCAAGGTAACCGGCTCTCTCGGCGGGTCCACCATCGCCCGCTCCCAGTCGTTGAAGCCCTACCCTTACTACACCGCCGTCACCGTCCGCCTGCCTCACCTGGGCGGCTCGAACTATCACGCCCTGCTCGCGACCGCCGAACGCCGGCTCGACAATGGCTTCGCCATCCTCGCGTCCTACACCTTCGGCAAGGTCATCAGCGACAGCGAAGTCGTTCCCTCCAACTTCGGCGCGGTCGAAGTCGGCGCCGACAACGGCTACCAGAACGGCAAGTACAACCGCAAGGCTGAACGCTCGCTGGATCCCACCGATGTCTCGCAGCGCCTCGTGCTCAGCGGCATCTACGAACTGCCCTTCGGCAAAGGCAAGCGCTTTGCCTCCAACAACGGCTTCACTGACCGCATCATGGGCGGCTGGCAGTTGAACGTCATCTCCACCCTGCAGGGCGGCTTGCCGCTGGCCGTGCGCGGAGCGAACAACTTCCTCGCCAACCGGCCCAATTCGACCGGCGTCAGCGCCAAGCTCGACAACCGGACGTCGGACAAATGGTTCGACACCACGGCGTTCATCAACCCGCCCAACTTCACCTACGGCAACGTCAGCCGGACCTTGCCCGACGTTCGCGGACCTGGCATCGTCAACTTCGATCTGTCGATGATCAAGGACACCCGCATCGCCGAACGAGTCCGGCTTCAGTTTCGCGCTGAGGCTTTCAACTTCGTCAACCACCGCAATCTCGGCAATCCGAACGTCAGCTTCTCTCCGGGCACCAACGGCCTGAACATCAGCTCGACCTTCGGCATCATCACTTCAGCCCGCGACCCGCGCATCATGCAGTTCGGGATGAAGTTGATGTTCTAA
- the proC gene encoding pyrroline-5-carboxylate reductase, whose translation MSTDYKKGIVAKGRTLGVIGAGVMGRTLIQGLVESGVIERDRIWASAKTQASCAKVSAELGIPVEMDYSARVPGADLLLLCVKPAQSGKVLDKIRQSGVRPETLLVSIMAGVGTPQLEAMLGTANPWIRAMPNTPCVVREGMTVVCGGTHSTDVDLARAQRIFEAVGRCVTVDENHFNAITALSGSGPAYLYLVMEALADAGVRVGLPRQLALTLVAQTMLGAARMVQVTGRHPAALRDDVTTPAGCTIAGLLMLEDGKIRSVLARAIEEAAKTAAHLAPALPKDKSHG comes from the coding sequence ATGAGCACGGACTACAAAAAGGGCATCGTGGCCAAGGGCCGCACACTGGGTGTGATTGGCGCCGGAGTCATGGGCCGCACCCTGATTCAGGGCTTGGTCGAGAGCGGCGTCATTGAACGCGATCGCATCTGGGCCTCGGCGAAAACACAGGCCAGTTGCGCCAAAGTCTCGGCCGAATTGGGCATTCCTGTGGAGATGGACTACTCGGCTCGCGTCCCCGGGGCGGACCTGCTGCTGCTCTGCGTGAAGCCGGCGCAGTCGGGCAAGGTGCTCGACAAGATTCGCCAGTCTGGTGTAAGGCCGGAAACACTTCTTGTGTCGATCATGGCGGGGGTGGGCACCCCTCAACTGGAAGCCATGCTGGGCACCGCGAACCCGTGGATACGGGCGATGCCCAACACTCCGTGCGTCGTTCGCGAGGGGATGACCGTTGTATGCGGCGGCACACATTCCACCGACGTCGATCTCGCCCGGGCACAGCGGATTTTCGAGGCAGTCGGGCGCTGCGTCACCGTGGACGAGAACCACTTCAATGCCATCACGGCGCTGAGCGGCAGCGGTCCGGCCTATCTCTATCTGGTCATGGAAGCCCTTGCGGATGCAGGGGTTAGGGTCGGATTGCCACGCCAACTGGCACTCACTTTGGTGGCTCAAACCATGCTGGGAGCCGCACGCATGGTCCAGGTGACGGGGCGGCATCCGGCGGCCTTGCGGGACGATGTGACGACTCCGGCGGGGTGTACGATTGCGGGATTGCTGATGCTGGAAGACGGGAAGATCCGGTCCGTGCTGGCGAGGGCGATCGAAGAAGCGGCGAAGACCGCCGCCCACCTGGCTCCTGCCCTTCCGAAGGACAAGAGCCATGGGTGA
- a CDS encoding LacI family DNA-binding transcriptional regulator, with translation MKDIAVDLGVSLMTVSKALRNHSDISEETRARVLKRARELNYEPNWIARSLATRRTYMVGVVIPDLMHSFFAEVAKGIARHLDPLGYQVVISNTDENPAAERRQVDLLVARHIDGLIIATALPSWKLNAHPAFESRATPYVLIDRLPAGLEANYVGVRDEELGEMATAHLLAQGCRRVAHLRGPATANSAGRVRGYKRALSRAGVEFHPEYVVQAGGGDMSGFTAMQHLLSLPSRPDAVFCYNDPVAAGAIQAVLESGLQVPADVAIIGAGNVHYSDQLRVPLSTIDQSSGLLGEEAAGLLVQCIEAKTPAKHSHILIPPRLIVRDSSRRAALRT, from the coding sequence ATGAAGGACATTGCAGTGGACCTGGGCGTCTCGCTGATGACAGTTTCCAAGGCGCTGCGGAACCACAGCGATATCAGCGAGGAGACCCGGGCCCGGGTGCTGAAGCGTGCCCGGGAGCTCAACTACGAGCCCAATTGGATCGCCCGCAGCCTCGCTACGCGGCGGACATACATGGTCGGAGTGGTGATCCCGGACCTGATGCACTCGTTCTTCGCCGAGGTGGCCAAGGGCATTGCGCGGCACCTCGATCCCCTGGGTTATCAGGTGGTCATTTCGAATACAGACGAGAACCCGGCTGCCGAGCGGCGGCAGGTGGATCTGCTCGTCGCGCGCCATATTGACGGCCTGATCATCGCCACCGCGCTGCCTAGCTGGAAGCTGAATGCTCACCCCGCCTTTGAGTCCAGGGCCACGCCCTACGTGTTGATCGATCGCCTGCCGGCGGGGCTGGAGGCCAACTATGTTGGGGTGCGCGATGAGGAGTTAGGCGAAATGGCAACGGCCCATCTGCTGGCCCAGGGGTGCCGGCGCGTGGCGCATTTGCGTGGGCCGGCCACGGCCAACAGCGCGGGCCGGGTGCGCGGCTACAAACGCGCTTTGAGCAGGGCGGGCGTCGAGTTTCACCCAGAATATGTGGTGCAGGCAGGCGGCGGCGACATGTCGGGCTTCACCGCAATGCAGCATCTGTTGTCGCTGCCGAGCCGGCCGGATGCGGTGTTTTGTTATAACGATCCCGTAGCGGCGGGGGCGATTCAGGCGGTGCTGGAATCGGGCTTGCAGGTGCCCGCGGATGTGGCGATTATCGGGGCGGGCAATGTCCACTATTCCGATCAACTCCGGGTGCCGTTGTCGACCATCGACCAGAGCAGCGGGCTGCTGGGCGAGGAAGCCGCCGGCCTGCTGGTGCAGTGCATCGAAGCGAAAACACCCGCCAAACACAGCCACATCCTGATTCCGCCGCGGCTGATCGTGCGGGACTCCAGCCGCAGGGCCGCATTACGAACGTAA
- a CDS encoding bifunctional fucokinase/fucose-1-phosphate guanylyltransferase, translating into MPVTDSPLHDETNQVDAAAQSARSRYVARIASTAAQDPWWDAVVVTAGSARQAEKYSEEIVRRRMEGRLPAGVLYLTAPDLDDSRLGSGGATLNALRILAEATLVQEQPWKDSLESWWGRRRVLIIQGGGDPRRLPQYALSGRLFAPLPAHTPWGGPSTAFDEILASSTAWAARIRSGLVVCAGDVLIDLDDSALSWDRPGIRGAAIIQPAERAAEHGVYSIDESGRVYAFLSKPTRAEMAAAGALTPDGQAAIDTGLLAFDAAACARLSELAGVRYSFGRWLADQGILTAIGGERPFIDLYQHVTTSLTGQWAPAANAPAALRHLALALQGLPFHCSLVPGRLQHIGSDGALQGVALRDAGLAGVYSGQRRTGSIAASGVESAGVVVDSVFSAGCRLDSGAMAIECNLDVPVRAAQGAVLRGLTGLSSAIEIPEGVIVHQIPVTRAGGASCVVFQVYGVADHPERLITNGSATWFGRPMGQVLADLELDTELVWADVPVGARSLWNAGLFGCSDLESAWTCAQWLMGLHPPGFSAVGWKAMAKLSLEASEQRADAAALAEARVARMQTGWRRTAMELARDGSDIRPMLALSPGIPALAATGRALCADALSLEDGKLTEAASRHFQASLFLGQAGLAEEAGQAHAAAFRCVRSAVEAATPAGGVPLLTDVEPRYREVRVAAPPRIDLGGGWSDTPPFCFDWGGTVLNMSLALDGRYPIRTSVRVLDEPVVRCFADGALVEYQSVDEVRQPPAPGDPFSIPRVALRMLGWNGLGLEIRTSVDLPMGSGLGTSSILAATVLRALAELAGHTPSDAELSDQVMTLEQRMTTGGGWQDQAGGIFPGAKLISTGPGLRQRLRVQPVGWSAERQQEFQRRFVLHYTGIRRIAKGLLTQVVGGYLAREVAVVQVLHSIKTLAVEMAYALREGEWGYLGELMQRHWLLNQQLDPHTTNAPINQMLGELQPYLAGAKLAGAGGGGFLMLLAKDEEAAGQVRALLGGVGGRVYEYEIAEEGLRVERG; encoded by the coding sequence ATGCCAGTTACTGATTCGCCCCTCCACGATGAGACAAACCAGGTGGATGCGGCCGCGCAATCGGCCCGCTCGCGCTATGTGGCGCGGATCGCTTCCACCGCCGCCCAGGATCCCTGGTGGGACGCGGTGGTGGTCACCGCGGGCTCTGCCCGGCAGGCGGAAAAATACTCAGAGGAGATCGTGCGGCGGCGCATGGAAGGCCGGCTCCCCGCCGGGGTGCTGTATCTCACTGCGCCCGATCTGGATGACAGCCGATTGGGGAGCGGCGGCGCCACATTGAATGCGCTGCGGATCCTGGCGGAAGCGACGCTGGTGCAGGAGCAGCCGTGGAAGGATTCGTTGGAATCGTGGTGGGGCCGGCGGCGGGTTCTGATCATCCAGGGCGGAGGCGACCCACGCCGGCTGCCGCAGTATGCGCTGTCGGGACGCCTGTTTGCGCCGCTGCCGGCGCATACGCCGTGGGGCGGACCGAGCACCGCGTTTGACGAAATCCTCGCTTCGTCGACGGCCTGGGCGGCACGAATTCGCAGCGGCCTGGTGGTGTGCGCGGGCGATGTGCTGATCGATCTCGACGACAGCGCGCTGTCGTGGGACCGGCCAGGGATCAGGGGCGCCGCAATCATTCAACCCGCGGAGCGGGCGGCTGAACATGGCGTCTATTCCATTGACGAATCCGGGCGGGTGTACGCCTTCCTGAGCAAGCCGACGCGGGCGGAGATGGCGGCGGCCGGCGCACTTACGCCGGACGGACAAGCCGCGATCGATACCGGCCTGCTGGCTTTCGACGCGGCGGCCTGCGCCCGGTTGAGCGAGTTGGCGGGCGTCCGGTACAGTTTCGGGCGCTGGCTGGCGGATCAGGGTATTCTCACGGCGATTGGCGGAGAGCGGCCGTTCATTGATCTGTACCAGCACGTGACCACGTCGCTGACGGGGCAGTGGGCTCCGGCAGCCAACGCTCCGGCCGCGTTGCGCCACCTGGCGCTCGCGTTGCAGGGTTTGCCATTTCACTGCTCGCTGGTGCCGGGGCGGCTGCAGCACATCGGTTCCGATGGCGCGCTGCAGGGGGTGGCGCTGCGGGATGCCGGGCTGGCGGGCGTTTACTCCGGGCAGCGGCGCACGGGTTCGATTGCTGCGTCGGGTGTCGAGTCGGCGGGTGTCGTGGTGGACAGTGTGTTCAGCGCCGGGTGCCGGCTGGATTCGGGCGCGATGGCGATCGAGTGCAACCTGGATGTGCCGGTGCGGGCTGCGCAGGGTGCGGTGTTGCGAGGGTTGACCGGGCTGAGTTCGGCGATCGAAATCCCTGAAGGCGTCATTGTCCACCAGATCCCGGTGACGCGTGCGGGCGGGGCTTCGTGCGTTGTCTTTCAGGTTTACGGCGTGGCCGATCATCCGGAGCGGCTGATCACGAATGGGTCGGCGACCTGGTTTGGGCGACCGATGGGGCAGGTGCTGGCGGACCTGGAGCTGGACACGGAGCTGGTGTGGGCTGATGTGCCCGTGGGGGCTCGGAGTTTGTGGAATGCGGGGCTGTTCGGCTGCTCGGACCTGGAGTCCGCCTGGACGTGCGCGCAGTGGCTGATGGGCCTGCATCCGCCGGGGTTCTCGGCTGTCGGGTGGAAGGCGATGGCGAAGCTGTCGCTCGAAGCCAGCGAGCAGCGGGCCGATGCCGCCGCGCTGGCCGAGGCGCGGGTGGCGCGCATGCAGACGGGCTGGCGGCGCACGGCGATGGAGCTGGCGCGCGATGGTTCGGACATCCGGCCCATGCTGGCGCTATCGCCAGGGATTCCCGCTTTGGCCGCGACGGGCCGCGCGCTGTGTGCCGATGCGCTGTCGCTGGAAGACGGGAAACTGACCGAGGCGGCGAGCCGGCACTTCCAGGCGAGCCTGTTCCTGGGGCAGGCGGGCTTGGCGGAAGAGGCGGGGCAGGCGCATGCGGCGGCGTTCCGGTGCGTGCGGTCGGCCGTGGAAGCGGCGACTCCGGCGGGGGGCGTTCCGCTGTTGACCGATGTCGAGCCGCGGTATCGAGAGGTGCGGGTGGCGGCGCCGCCGCGGATCGATCTGGGCGGCGGCTGGTCAGACACGCCTCCGTTCTGCTTTGACTGGGGCGGGACTGTGCTGAACATGTCGCTGGCGCTGGACGGCAGGTATCCGATCCGCACGTCGGTGCGCGTGCTGGATGAGCCCGTGGTGCGGTGTTTTGCCGATGGGGCCCTCGTCGAGTACCAGAGCGTGGATGAGGTGCGGCAGCCGCCGGCTCCGGGGGATCCGTTTTCGATTCCGCGTGTAGCGCTGCGGATGCTGGGGTGGAACGGGCTGGGTCTGGAGATTCGCACATCGGTTGATTTGCCGATGGGGTCGGGGTTGGGGACGAGCAGCATTCTCGCCGCGACCGTGCTGCGCGCGTTGGCCGAGTTGGCCGGGCACACACCCAGCGATGCGGAGTTGAGCGACCAGGTGATGACGCTGGAGCAGCGGATGACGACGGGTGGCGGCTGGCAGGACCAGGCCGGCGGGATTTTTCCCGGCGCAAAGCTGATCAGTACCGGGCCGGGGTTGCGGCAGAGGTTGCGGGTTCAGCCGGTGGGGTGGAGTGCTGAGCGGCAGCAGGAGTTTCAGCGGCGGTTTGTGCTGCATTATACGGGGATCCGCAGGATTGCGAAGGGGCTGCTCACGCAGGTGGTGGGCGGGTATCTGGCGCGAGAGGTGGCGGTGGTCCAGGTGCTGCACAGTATCAAGACGCTGGCCGTGGAGATGGCGTATGCGCTGCGGGAGGGCGAGTGGGGGTATCTGGGCGAGCTGATGCAACGGCACTGGCTGCTGAACCAGCAGTTGGATCCGCATACGACGAATGCTCCGATCAATCAGATGCTGGGTGAGTTGCAGCCGTATCTGGCGGGGGCGAAGCTGGCGGGGGCCGGCGGCGGAGGGTTCCTGATGCTGCTGGCGAAGGATGAAGAGGCGGCCGGGCAGGTGCGGGCGTTGCTGGGTGGGGTCGGCGGGCGGGTGTATGAGTATGAGATTGCGGAGGAAGGGTTGCGGGTGGAGAGGGGGTAG
- a CDS encoding 5'-methylthioadenosine/S-adenosylhomocysteine nucleosidase family protein translates to MISANAEWGPVRRFFPQAPVAKSPFGEFFSARVGAHAPLFVHGGWGKIDAAASAQYVIDRWAPRLLLNLGTCGGMQGAVERDQIVLAERTVVYDIVELMGDAEEAISDYTTRIDLGWLGSKHPGPVVRSTLVSADRDLAVADIARLRAKYGAVAADWESGAIARVAARNGQKVLILRAVSDLVGSGGGEAYGQPGFFERRSEEIMQGLLRSLPLWLDHCVGRLS, encoded by the coding sequence TTGATTTCCGCTAACGCGGAGTGGGGGCCGGTGCGGCGCTTTTTTCCCCAGGCTCCGGTTGCGAAATCGCCTTTTGGCGAGTTCTTTTCCGCTAGGGTGGGGGCTCATGCTCCGCTGTTTGTGCATGGGGGGTGGGGGAAGATCGACGCGGCGGCGTCGGCGCAGTACGTCATCGATCGGTGGGCGCCCCGGTTGCTGCTGAATCTCGGGACTTGCGGCGGGATGCAGGGGGCCGTGGAACGGGATCAGATCGTTCTGGCCGAGCGGACCGTGGTCTATGACATTGTCGAGCTGATGGGCGATGCCGAGGAGGCGATCTCGGATTACACGACCCGGATTGACCTGGGGTGGCTGGGCTCGAAGCACCCCGGTCCGGTGGTGCGGTCCACGCTCGTTTCCGCGGATCGGGATCTGGCCGTTGCCGATATTGCGCGGTTGCGGGCCAAGTATGGCGCGGTGGCGGCGGATTGGGAGTCCGGCGCGATTGCCCGGGTGGCCGCGCGGAATGGGCAGAAAGTGCTGATCTTGCGGGCAGTCAGCGATCTGGTGGGCTCCGGCGGCGGGGAAGCGTATGGGCAGCCGGGCTTCTTTGAGCGACGGTCGGAGGAGATTATGCAGGGGCTGCTGCGGTCGTTGCCGCTGTGGCTCGACCATTGCGTTGGGCGGCTCAGTTAG
- the serA gene encoding phosphoglycerate dehydrogenase produces the protein MSKTSLDKSRIKILLLEGLHPSAEAAIRADGYSWIESHPKSLAPQDLAAAMSDAYFVGIRSATQLTREVIEQAPRLTGIGCFCIGTNQVDLEAALERGIPVFNAPFSNTRSVAELVMAEVVLLMRGIPSRNAAAHRGEWIKTATGSNEVRGKTLGIIGYGHIGTQVGLLAEALGMRVLYYDIETKLALGNARPVSTLEMLLQASDVVTLHVPETPQTMGMFGAAQIAAMKPGSKLINNARGTVVDIDALVVALQSGHIGGAAIDVFPEEPKTAGEEFRSPLRGLDNVLLTPHVGGSTAEAQENIGIEVAEKLIKYSNNGSTLSAVNFPEVALPEHPGLHRLLHIHRNQPGVLSAINAVFSKQEINIAGQYLQTNPRMGYVVIDVESDEKAETLQLKQLLDEVPGTIRTRVLY, from the coding sequence ATGAGCAAAACATCCCTGGACAAGAGCAGAATCAAGATCCTGTTGCTGGAGGGCCTGCACCCCAGCGCCGAGGCCGCCATCCGCGCCGATGGGTACTCGTGGATCGAATCGCACCCCAAGTCGCTTGCGCCGCAGGATCTGGCTGCGGCCATGAGTGACGCCTACTTCGTGGGCATCCGCTCGGCTACTCAGCTTACGCGCGAGGTGATCGAGCAGGCACCCCGCCTGACCGGCATCGGCTGCTTCTGTATCGGCACGAACCAGGTGGACCTGGAAGCCGCGCTGGAGCGTGGGATTCCGGTGTTCAACGCTCCGTTCTCGAATACGCGCAGCGTGGCGGAACTGGTGATGGCGGAGGTCGTGCTGCTGATGAGGGGCATTCCTTCGCGAAACGCGGCTGCGCATCGCGGGGAATGGATCAAGACGGCCACGGGCTCGAATGAAGTCCGCGGGAAGACGTTGGGCATCATCGGATACGGGCACATCGGGACGCAGGTGGGCCTGCTGGCCGAGGCGCTGGGCATGCGGGTGCTCTACTACGACATCGAGACGAAGCTGGCTTTGGGGAATGCCCGGCCGGTGTCCACGCTTGAGATGTTGCTGCAGGCTTCCGATGTGGTGACACTGCATGTGCCGGAGACTCCGCAGACGATGGGGATGTTCGGGGCCGCGCAGATCGCGGCGATGAAGCCGGGCTCGAAGCTGATCAACAACGCGCGCGGGACGGTGGTGGATATCGATGCGCTTGTAGTGGCATTGCAAAGCGGCCATATCGGCGGGGCTGCGATCGATGTGTTTCCGGAAGAGCCGAAGACGGCGGGCGAAGAGTTCCGGTCGCCGCTGCGCGGCTTGGATAATGTGCTGCTGACGCCGCATGTGGGCGGGAGCACGGCGGAGGCCCAGGAGAACATTGGGATCGAAGTGGCGGAGAAGCTGATTAAGTACAGCAACAACGGGTCGACGCTGAGCGCCGTGAATTTTCCGGAGGTTGCGCTGCCGGAGCATCCGGGGTTGCACCGGTTGCTGCATATTCACCGGAATCAGCCGGGCGTGCTGTCGGCAATCAATGCCGTGTTCTCGAAACAGGAGATCAATATCGCCGGCCAGTATCTGCAGACGAATCCTCGGATGGGGTACGTCGTGATCGATGTGGAGTCGGATGAGAAGGCCGAGACGCTGCAGTTGAAGCAGCTGCTGGATGAGGTGCCGGGGACGATCCGGACTCGGGTGCTGTACTAG